From one Treponema denticola genomic stretch:
- the dnaE gene encoding DNA polymerase III subunit alpha, producing the protein MAVDFVHLHVHSDFSLLDGAASVKALAAKAEKLGQTALALTDHGNMFGAINFYNACKEKNIKPIIGCEFYVAPESRFEKKETPGGKKYYHLILLAKNETGYRNLMVLCSKGYTEGMYYKPRIDDELLAQYSEGLICLSACLAGELPVLLLNGEKEKAEAHVRKYREIFGAENYFIELQDHGLKEEKKASKLLIEMARKVGVPLVLTNDIHYVEQKDYIAQDILMCIGMKKLRTDTNRMQFEGSEFYFKSGEDMAQLFPEYPEAILNTVRVAEMCNLEIPQPGPILPIYKIPEDFSSKEDYIRHLAEEGLKKRYPVITDEIKNRLNYELDIVIKMDFVGYFLIVWDFINWAKNNGVPVGPGRGSGAGSILAYSLRITDIDPLKYNLLFERFLNPERVSMPDFDVDFCFERRQEVIEYVRQKYGDENVGQIITFGTLKPKAVVKDVGRVLNIPLADVNAITKLIPPKPLTDGIKEVTLKYAVDVVPELKEMAEDPQYKELFEISIALEGRNRNSSLHAAGIVIGKTALTDYVPLYKDSKTGKVATQFTMDLIENCGLVKMDFLGLKTLTLIKHTEDLIHKRGGDWLKFSIGDIDYSDAATFKMLSEGLAAAVFQFESQGMQNILKRAKPSKMEDLIALNALYRPGPMDYINQFIESKFDNSKIKYPDPCLEDILSETYGVIVYQEQVMQVAQRIAGYSLGQADILRRAMGKKKIEVMKTEKEKFIKGAQEKGFSREDADRIFEILIPFAGYGFNKSHAAAYSVLAFQTAYLKAHFPAEFMAANLTNEITSTDKLPEYIAEAEKMGLKILPPHVNLSDPYFSVSSDGNIIFGLLGIKGVGMQAAHELVEEREKNGRYKSFIDFLERNDLHTQNKRNLEVMIKTGCFDGLGQERSTLMVNLDAAVAYASQKKENESTGQGSLFEGSGIKEFSDFVFEKIEEFPKKEKLRLEKELMGFYISGHPLDEYRKVIDNSATLDISHLARATSKKRYVLVGMLTGVRQHQTKKGAMMGFGTFEDLNGTLDLVFFPKTWEKHRAVLLPETVCGFAGSIDNSDGESHSFLVDEVLEIDKLQQKALSEVHIELDENITSAKELTGLKDFLYERSGNCEVYIHVKDEDKAYIIKASPQIRIPSTPEFIEELNMQFGVEQIWLE; encoded by the coding sequence ATGGCTGTCGATTTTGTTCATCTTCATGTTCATTCCGATTTTTCTCTTTTAGACGGAGCGGCTTCGGTCAAAGCTCTTGCGGCAAAGGCTGAAAAGCTGGGGCAGACTGCCCTTGCATTGACCGATCACGGCAATATGTTCGGGGCTATAAATTTTTATAATGCCTGTAAAGAAAAAAATATAAAACCCATAATCGGCTGTGAGTTTTATGTGGCTCCCGAAAGCCGGTTTGAAAAAAAAGAAACTCCGGGAGGAAAAAAATACTACCATCTTATTCTCTTGGCAAAGAACGAAACAGGATACCGCAATTTAATGGTGCTTTGCTCTAAGGGATATACTGAGGGCATGTATTATAAGCCGCGTATCGATGATGAGCTTTTGGCACAGTATTCGGAAGGGCTTATATGCTTGTCGGCCTGTCTTGCAGGAGAGCTTCCTGTTCTTTTATTGAACGGCGAAAAAGAAAAGGCCGAAGCCCATGTCCGAAAATACCGTGAAATTTTCGGTGCCGAAAATTATTTTATCGAGCTTCAAGACCATGGACTAAAAGAAGAAAAAAAAGCATCCAAACTTTTAATCGAGATGGCCCGCAAGGTCGGTGTTCCTCTGGTTTTGACCAACGATATTCATTATGTAGAACAAAAAGATTATATAGCTCAAGACATTTTAATGTGTATCGGAATGAAAAAACTTAGAACCGATACTAACCGCATGCAGTTTGAGGGAAGCGAATTTTATTTTAAGTCGGGAGAAGACATGGCTCAACTCTTCCCCGAATATCCCGAAGCAATTTTGAACACTGTCCGTGTTGCTGAAATGTGCAATTTGGAAATCCCTCAACCCGGCCCCATTCTTCCGATATACAAAATCCCTGAAGATTTTAGCTCAAAGGAAGACTATATCAGGCATCTGGCTGAGGAAGGCTTAAAAAAGCGTTATCCCGTTATTACCGATGAAATAAAGAACAGACTTAACTATGAGCTCGATATAGTTATAAAAATGGACTTTGTCGGCTATTTTTTAATTGTTTGGGATTTTATAAACTGGGCAAAAAATAACGGAGTTCCCGTAGGCCCGGGGCGCGGTTCCGGAGCCGGTTCAATCCTTGCATACTCTTTGCGGATTACCGACATAGATCCCCTAAAGTACAACCTCCTTTTTGAACGCTTTTTAAATCCCGAACGGGTTTCGATGCCCGACTTTGACGTAGACTTTTGCTTTGAAAGGCGACAGGAGGTAATAGAGTATGTGCGTCAAAAATACGGGGACGAAAATGTCGGTCAGATTATTACCTTCGGAACCTTAAAACCTAAGGCTGTCGTAAAAGATGTGGGACGGGTTTTAAATATTCCGCTTGCCGATGTAAATGCCATTACAAAGCTCATACCTCCAAAACCCTTAACGGACGGTATAAAAGAGGTTACCTTAAAATACGCTGTTGATGTAGTTCCCGAATTAAAAGAAATGGCCGAAGACCCTCAATATAAAGAGCTTTTTGAAATAAGCATAGCTCTTGAAGGCCGAAACCGTAATTCCAGTCTTCATGCTGCGGGCATCGTTATAGGTAAGACAGCCTTAACCGACTATGTTCCGCTTTACAAGGATTCAAAAACCGGAAAGGTTGCAACTCAGTTTACAATGGACTTAATCGAAAACTGCGGCCTTGTAAAGATGGACTTTTTAGGCTTAAAAACCTTAACCCTTATAAAACATACCGAAGACCTAATCCATAAAAGAGGCGGAGACTGGTTAAAATTTTCTATAGGCGATATTGATTATTCGGATGCGGCTACCTTTAAGATGTTGAGTGAAGGATTGGCGGCTGCAGTTTTCCAGTTTGAAAGTCAGGGAATGCAAAATATTTTAAAGCGTGCAAAGCCCTCCAAAATGGAAGATCTGATTGCTCTAAACGCCTTGTATCGTCCGGGGCCTATGGATTATATCAACCAGTTTATCGAGTCAAAATTCGATAATTCCAAAATCAAATATCCCGACCCTTGCCTTGAAGATATACTTTCCGAAACCTATGGAGTTATCGTTTATCAGGAACAGGTTATGCAGGTTGCCCAAAGAATAGCGGGCTACTCTTTAGGTCAAGCCGATATACTTCGCCGTGCTATGGGAAAGAAAAAAATCGAGGTTATGAAAACCGAAAAAGAAAAGTTTATTAAAGGCGCTCAAGAAAAGGGATTCAGCAGGGAAGATGCCGATAGAATCTTTGAGATTCTTATCCCCTTTGCAGGCTACGGTTTTAATAAGAGCCATGCAGCCGCCTATTCGGTTTTAGCCTTTCAGACTGCTTATCTAAAAGCTCATTTTCCGGCAGAATTTATGGCGGCTAACCTTACCAACGAAATTACCTCTACCGACAAACTTCCCGAATACATTGCCGAAGCCGAAAAGATGGGCCTTAAGATTCTTCCCCCTCATGTAAATTTGTCCGACCCGTATTTTAGCGTTTCCTCCGATGGAAATATTATTTTCGGCCTTTTGGGAATCAAGGGTGTCGGAATGCAGGCGGCTCACGAACTTGTAGAAGAACGCGAAAAGAACGGCAGGTACAAGTCGTTTATCGACTTTTTGGAGAGGAACGATTTGCATACCCAAAATAAGCGGAACCTTGAAGTTATGATTAAAACCGGCTGTTTTGACGGCTTGGGGCAGGAACGTTCTACATTGATGGTAAACCTTGATGCAGCAGTTGCTTACGCTTCCCAAAAAAAAGAAAACGAAAGTACGGGGCAGGGAAGTCTTTTTGAGGGCTCCGGCATAAAAGAGTTTTCGGATTTTGTTTTTGAAAAAATCGAAGAGTTCCCCAAAAAAGAAAAACTGAGGCTTGAAAAAGAGCTGATGGGCTTTTATATTTCAGGACACCCTCTGGATGAATACCGAAAGGTTATAGATAATTCCGCTACCCTGGATATTTCACATCTTGCACGTGCTACCTCAAAAAAAAGATATGTCCTTGTGGGTATGCTTACAGGAGTCAGACAGCATCAAACAAAAAAAGGTGCGATGATGGGTTTCGGAACCTTTGAAGACTTAAACGGAACATTGGATTTGGTTTTTTTTCCAAAGACTTGGGAAAAACATAGAGCGGTTCTTTTACCTGAAACCGTCTGCGGTTTTGCCGGCTCCATCGATAACAGTGACGGGGAGTCTCATTCCTTTTTGGTAGACGAAGTTTTGGAAATTGATAAGTTACAGCAAAAAGCTTTAAGCGAAGTTCATATTGAGCTTGATGAAAATATAACATCGGCAAAAGAATTGACAGGTTTAAAAGACTTCTTATATGAGCGGTCAGGGAATTGCGAGGTTTATATTCATGTAAAAGATGAGGATAAGGCTTATATAATTAAAGCTTCTCCTCAAATTCGAATTCCTTCAACTCCGGAATTTATAGAAGAATTAAATATGCAGTTCGGGGTTGAACAAATTTGGCTTGAATAA
- a CDS encoding YggT family protein, which produces MISSLFNTFGFAVKIYSYLCIVYIFLSWFGSNSRGGFLYEICDPYLSWFRRFKFTQIGMVDFSPILAIGILSLFSGVLFQIADMRTFSVLGIILNLVGIVWSFFSFLLNFFIIILIIRLVLDFSENYRQGNFADMLDRFLSPVFVRVHKLSGGRFMSLRKQIIVCLIVLILIRFLLGAFIGSLSVMFTYFRFV; this is translated from the coding sequence ATGATATCATCACTTTTTAATACATTTGGTTTTGCAGTAAAGATTTATTCTTACCTTTGTATTGTTTATATTTTTCTTTCGTGGTTCGGTTCCAATTCACGAGGCGGTTTTCTTTATGAAATTTGTGATCCTTACTTGAGCTGGTTTAGAAGGTTTAAATTTACTCAAATCGGAATGGTAGATTTTTCGCCTATTTTGGCCATCGGGATTTTATCCCTTTTTTCCGGTGTGTTATTCCAAATTGCAGATATGCGGACATTTTCAGTTTTGGGAATTATATTAAACCTTGTAGGTATAGTTTGGTCATTTTTTTCATTCTTACTCAATTTCTTTATTATAATATTGATAATCAGGCTGGTGCTTGATTTTTCCGAAAACTACCGCCAAGGAAATTTTGCAGATATGCTCGACAGGTTTTTGTCTCCTGTTTTTGTTAGAGTTCACAAATTATCCGGCGGAAGATTTATGAGCTTGAGAAAACAGATAATAGTATGCTTAATAGTTTTGATTCTTATACGCTTTTTATTGGGAGCTTTTATAGGATCCTTGAGTGTAATGTTTACCTACTTTAGGTTTGTATGA
- a CDS encoding DUF5312 domain-containing protein has product MERGLSTFDQLVKSLSTEETQSLLESIQNSIEEFRSEAQPEEKDSLSERIIEHQHAGISSEPFLIRLWLSIRSFLRSIPLKVIYNEELLKRMAKSLKRSAGAYININQNIYTGVFYTELKNLRKTQLFFTSLLSAYDSGKGSFYMLVSSFVAPATYEKLMKETNPFSIKIGSEVSSNIRTGFLRKIDSVFSNLTDDEKSEMYLCAQAIEWMKSFCSLALDRTLLRFNVISDSNASCQALTIQPEMEVLSSILYSKKNIPHNLLQALFLMHAQETIIDDDSRMVKEADEFIKDAIEALGAIRIFLKQVPLLDITRYIKKDINWMPYKLTGGEDWFIYFKQAWYERFNQKWSTWSYEQKKFNIKVQMINLLKVGDLESMKFCPWRNLWVECKFKKELPFLFLKTFFYSFYSEKLSNTLKTILVDGNFYKHENLNEYTTSYNVLEHRKGEFEKFENRLSPTGDVGSTFAKIRAEKTATLKNKNQIEGLMHTVESEAKQLITSSIDALKSIELILTGILGGGKTSTYATITNWAVIAGVNNGLFREEVAAAKEQIHTSINLLSLAEKLEAEAQ; this is encoded by the coding sequence ATGGAAAGAGGTCTATCAACATTTGATCAATTAGTAAAGTCGTTATCCACAGAAGAAACACAAAGCTTACTGGAAAGCATTCAGAACAGTATAGAAGAATTCAGAAGTGAGGCACAACCGGAAGAAAAAGACAGCCTTTCAGAAAGAATCATAGAACACCAGCATGCAGGCATATCAAGCGAACCTTTTTTGATCCGTTTATGGCTTTCTATAAGATCTTTTTTACGGTCAATTCCTTTAAAAGTAATATACAATGAAGAACTCTTAAAAAGAATGGCAAAAAGCCTTAAAAGATCGGCCGGAGCTTATATCAATATAAATCAGAATATCTATACGGGTGTTTTTTACACGGAATTAAAAAATTTACGAAAAACTCAATTATTTTTTACCTCTCTTCTTTCTGCATATGATTCTGGAAAGGGCTCTTTCTATATGCTGGTAAGCTCCTTTGTTGCACCCGCAACCTATGAAAAGCTTATGAAAGAAACAAATCCTTTTTCAATTAAGATAGGCTCGGAAGTTTCCTCAAACATAAGGACAGGTTTTTTAAGAAAAATTGATTCGGTTTTTTCCAATTTAACCGATGACGAAAAAAGTGAAATGTATCTATGCGCTCAAGCCATAGAGTGGATGAAGTCATTTTGCTCTCTGGCATTGGATAGGACCCTGCTAAGGTTTAATGTAATCTCGGATTCAAATGCTTCATGCCAAGCCCTTACAATACAGCCCGAAATGGAAGTCCTCTCATCAATACTTTATTCCAAAAAAAATATACCTCATAATCTCCTGCAAGCCTTATTTTTAATGCATGCACAAGAAACAATAATAGATGATGACAGCAGGATGGTAAAAGAAGCGGACGAATTTATAAAAGACGCTATTGAAGCCCTCGGTGCAATAAGAATCTTTTTAAAACAAGTTCCGCTTCTTGACATTACCCGCTACATCAAAAAAGACATCAATTGGATGCCGTATAAACTAACAGGCGGCGAAGATTGGTTTATTTACTTTAAACAGGCTTGGTATGAGCGCTTTAACCAAAAATGGTCAACTTGGTCATATGAGCAAAAAAAGTTTAATATTAAGGTTCAAATGATTAATCTTTTAAAGGTAGGAGATTTGGAATCCATGAAGTTTTGCCCATGGCGGAATTTATGGGTTGAATGCAAGTTCAAAAAAGAACTACCTTTTTTATTTTTAAAAACATTTTTTTATTCCTTTTACAGCGAAAAACTTTCAAATACACTAAAAACAATTTTGGTAGACGGTAATTTCTACAAACATGAAAATTTAAATGAGTATACAACCTCTTACAATGTGCTTGAACACCGCAAGGGCGAATTTGAAAAGTTTGAAAACCGCTTATCACCCACAGGCGATGTCGGATCAACCTTTGCAAAAATACGTGCAGAAAAGACCGCAACTCTAAAAAATAAAAATCAAATTGAGGGCTTGATGCACACGGTCGAGTCTGAAGCAAAGCAGCTTATAACTTCGAGTATTGATGCTTTAAAATCGATTGAGTTGATTTTAACCGGAATCCTAGGCGGCGGAAAAACAAGCACATATGCAACCATTACAAACTGGGCAGTTATAGCCGGAGTTAATAATGGTCTTTTCCGCGAGGAAGTTGCTGCCGCAAAGGAACAAATACATACAAGCATAAACCTCCTCTCCTTAGCGGAAAAACTTGAGGCCGAAGCTCAATAA
- a CDS encoding endonuclease/exonuclease/phosphatase family protein, which produces MKSRKLFLFLLMVLVILLFLIAAFFLFVTIAEYRPKAVEKADIKKSAKEQLLKTDEALKVLSWNIGYCGLDAQNDFFYDGGKNVIARSKEAVLNNLGKVKELLKKEDCSFNLLQEIDVKSRRSFYINQKKALSDFFTDYDSVFAANYDALIVPAPILNPLGRVKSGIFTLSKYGIENAERLQLPGAFSWPLKTVNLKRCLLVSEVKTDVPEKNLYIINLHLSAYDAAGVLRKQEMEFLGNLALKFYNEGHWVIAGGDWNSLFPGVEKNRFMPYTTPEEFLEWIEYSPADFIGKDWKWGFDNSVPTVRLLEKPYVKGENYTTIIDGFICSPNVEIVGVKTTDLNFEVSDHHPVIAEFKLLK; this is translated from the coding sequence ATGAAATCACGAAAATTGTTTCTTTTTCTTCTAATGGTCTTAGTGATTTTACTTTTTTTAATTGCCGCTTTTTTCCTTTTTGTTACCATAGCAGAATATCGCCCTAAGGCTGTCGAAAAAGCTGATATAAAGAAGAGTGCAAAAGAACAGCTTTTAAAGACTGATGAGGCTTTGAAGGTTTTAAGCTGGAACATAGGCTATTGCGGTCTTGATGCTCAAAACGACTTTTTTTATGACGGCGGAAAAAACGTAATTGCCCGAAGCAAGGAGGCTGTATTAAATAACCTCGGAAAAGTAAAAGAACTCCTTAAAAAAGAAGATTGCAGTTTTAACCTTTTACAAGAAATCGATGTAAAATCAAGACGCAGCTTTTATATAAACCAAAAAAAAGCCCTATCTGATTTTTTTACCGATTATGATTCCGTTTTTGCAGCAAACTACGATGCCTTGATTGTTCCGGCTCCCATTTTGAATCCCTTGGGAAGAGTAAAAAGCGGTATTTTTACTTTAAGTAAATATGGAATAGAAAATGCAGAAAGACTTCAGCTTCCCGGAGCCTTTTCATGGCCATTAAAAACTGTCAACTTAAAGCGTTGTCTTTTGGTTTCTGAAGTTAAAACCGATGTTCCGGAGAAAAATCTCTATATAATAAATTTACATCTTTCAGCTTACGATGCTGCCGGCGTATTAAGAAAACAGGAGATGGAATTTTTAGGAAACCTTGCTTTAAAATTTTATAATGAAGGACATTGGGTAATTGCCGGAGGAGATTGGAATTCCCTCTTTCCGGGGGTAGAAAAAAATCGTTTTATGCCTTACACTACACCTGAGGAATTTCTTGAATGGATAGAATATTCTCCTGCCGATTTTATCGGTAAGGACTGGAAATGGGGATTTGATAATTCGGTACCGACGGTTCGTCTTTTGGAAAAGCCCTACGTTAAAGGAGAAAATTACACTACGATAATAGATGGGTTTATATGTTCTCCCAATGTTGAAATTGTCGGAGTAAAAACAACAGATTTAAATTTTGAAGTTTCGGATCATCATCCTGTAATTGCAGAATTTAAACTTTTAAAATGA
- the hutH gene encoding histidine ammonia-lyase: protein MKVKPVTVTGSSLTIEDVVAVARHGAEVKLSADAKKRIKDSKKIVDDIVKSGKPTYGISTGFGELSTVTITKDQNGALQRNLILSHACGVGNPFPEDIVRAIMLLRLNTHASGFSGVTPAVPDILVDMLNKGVTPYVPEKGSLGASGDLANLAHIALVMIGEGKAYYEGKLMEGKAALAKAGLKPVILSGKDGLGIINGTPVMSGIGALALHDAEQLLKAANMGASLVFEAFRGITAALDPRIHKSRPHKGQIDTAAFILKMLKGSSSINTRENDVQDPYTLRCVPQVHGASADAIAYVRKVLEVEINAVTDNPLVFPDNKDVISGGNFHGQPIAITMDFLGIAVSELANISERRIERLVNPQLNGGLPAFLIENGGVNSGFMIPQYTAASLVSENKVLAHPASVDSITSSGNKEDHVSMGTTAARKITEIVKNVRHVLAIEWLTAAQACDLRGVKKYGKGTGEMMKLIRKHISKVTEDRILYNDIMKALEIISNDENIEMIENAAK from the coding sequence ATGAAAGTAAAACCAGTAACAGTAACCGGCAGCAGTTTAACAATAGAAGACGTTGTAGCTGTTGCCCGCCATGGAGCGGAAGTAAAGCTGTCCGCAGATGCAAAAAAAAGAATCAAAGATTCAAAGAAGATTGTAGATGATATCGTAAAAAGCGGTAAACCTACTTACGGCATTTCGACCGGCTTTGGAGAATTATCCACTGTAACCATTACCAAGGATCAAAACGGTGCTCTGCAGAGGAACTTAATATTGAGCCATGCCTGCGGTGTCGGCAATCCCTTTCCCGAAGACATAGTTAGGGCCATAATGCTTCTAAGGCTTAACACTCATGCGAGCGGTTTTTCGGGAGTAACTCCGGCTGTTCCGGATATTCTTGTAGATATGTTAAACAAGGGAGTAACGCCCTATGTGCCCGAAAAAGGTTCTTTAGGAGCAAGCGGCGACTTGGCAAACCTCGCCCACATTGCCCTTGTAATGATAGGAGAGGGAAAGGCCTATTATGAAGGCAAGCTGATGGAAGGAAAGGCAGCTCTTGCAAAAGCCGGTTTAAAGCCTGTCATCCTTTCGGGAAAAGACGGACTCGGTATAATTAACGGTACACCCGTAATGTCCGGTATAGGAGCCTTAGCCCTGCACGACGCAGAGCAGCTTCTCAAGGCTGCAAATATGGGAGCCTCCTTGGTATTTGAAGCCTTTAGGGGAATTACCGCAGCCCTCGACCCAAGAATCCATAAATCCCGTCCTCACAAGGGACAGATTGATACGGCCGCCTTTATTCTTAAAATGTTAAAGGGCAGTTCTTCTATCAACACAAGAGAAAATGATGTTCAAGACCCTTATACCCTTCGCTGTGTTCCTCAGGTTCATGGAGCAAGTGCCGATGCTATCGCCTATGTGCGCAAGGTTTTAGAGGTAGAAATCAATGCCGTAACCGATAATCCGCTCGTCTTTCCGGACAATAAAGATGTTATTTCAGGCGGAAACTTCCACGGTCAGCCCATTGCTATTACTATGGACTTCTTGGGAATTGCCGTCAGCGAGCTTGCAAACATAAGCGAGCGCCGAATCGAGCGTCTTGTAAACCCGCAGTTAAACGGAGGTCTTCCCGCCTTCTTAATAGAGAACGGCGGAGTAAATTCAGGCTTTATGATTCCTCAATATACGGCGGCCTCCCTTGTTTCGGAAAACAAGGTATTGGCTCATCCTGCCAGCGTTGACTCCATTACCTCATCAGGAAACAAGGAAGACCATGTAAGTATGGGAACAACCGCTGCCCGAAAAATAACCGAAATCGTTAAAAACGTACGCCATGTTCTTGCTATTGAGTGGCTTACGGCTGCTCAAGCCTGCGATTTAAGGGGAGTAAAAAAGTACGGCAAGGGAACAGGCGAGATGATGAAGCTTATCCGAAAACACATCTCCAAGGTTACCGAAGACCGAATTCTTTATAACGACATTATGAAAGCTCTTGAGATTATTTCAAATGATGAAAACATTGAAATGATTGAAAATGCTGCTAAGTAA
- a CDS encoding acetyl-CoA carboxylase carboxyltransferase subunit alpha has product MSGVDQTNLLNNLKDIAQKAGLDISEELAKINAKLESSTALSKTWERVELARHSDRPRTLDYINLIFDNFTELHGDRFFGDDPAMIGGIGFIDGRPVTVIGTQKGRNLRETIDRNGGMANPEGYRKAMRLAKQAEKFKRPIITFIDTQGAYPGLGAEERGIGEAIAFNLREFSRLKTPVICIIIGEGGSGGALGIGVGDKIYMLENAIFSVISPEGCASILLRDSSRAKDAAAMLKITSQEVLDLKVINGIIPEPEKGAHTDPQKTADAIKEQIIKDLDDLTKRDPAVLVKYRSKKIRSIGKYSE; this is encoded by the coding sequence ATGAGCGGCGTAGATCAAACAAACTTGTTAAATAATTTAAAGGATATAGCCCAAAAGGCGGGGCTTGATATAAGCGAAGAGCTTGCAAAAATAAATGCAAAACTTGAAAGCTCAACAGCTCTTTCCAAAACATGGGAAAGGGTAGAACTCGCCCGCCACAGCGACAGGCCCAGAACCTTGGACTACATCAACTTGATTTTTGATAATTTTACCGAGCTTCACGGCGATAGATTTTTCGGCGATGACCCTGCCATGATAGGCGGAATAGGCTTTATCGACGGAAGGCCGGTTACGGTAATCGGCACCCAAAAGGGAAGAAACTTGCGCGAAACCATCGACAGGAACGGAGGTATGGCAAACCCTGAAGGCTACCGCAAAGCCATGCGCCTTGCAAAACAGGCCGAAAAATTTAAAAGACCGATTATTACCTTTATCGACACTCAAGGAGCCTACCCCGGCCTTGGTGCCGAAGAAAGAGGAATCGGAGAAGCCATCGCCTTTAACTTGCGGGAATTCAGCCGCCTAAAAACCCCCGTAATCTGCATAATCATAGGCGAAGGAGGTTCCGGCGGAGCCCTAGGCATAGGAGTCGGAGACAAGATTTACATGCTTGAAAATGCTATCTTCTCGGTCATATCCCCGGAAGGATGCGCTTCAATCCTATTGAGGGATTCAAGCAGGGCAAAGGATGCAGCCGCAATGCTTAAAATTACCAGCCAAGAAGTTCTTGATCTAAAGGTTATCAACGGCATCATACCCGAGCCCGAAAAAGGAGCTCACACCGATCCCCAAAAAACCGCAGATGCTATAAAGGAGCAAATCATAAAAGATTTAGACGACCTTACAAAACGCGATCCCGCTGTTTTGGTAAAATACCGAAGCAAAAAGATAAGAAGCATAGGAAAATATTCGGAATAA
- the accD gene encoding acetyl-CoA carboxylase, carboxyltransferase subunit beta, producing MDCPSCKVSYDEEVFTDNLMVCPHCNCHLRIEPRQRITYLTDENSFQELYPNLKTCNPIEMEGYEEKISAAEEKAALNEAVITGSCKIKGRDALLALMSFHFMGGSMGSVVGEKISRLMLKGAAERIPVIIYATSGGARMQEGLFSLMQMAKTSSAAAELDEKGVPLFIMLCDPTTGGVTASFAMLGDITAAEPGALIGFAGPRVIEGTIRQQLPEGFQRAEFQLEKGFVDCIVPRQEQRQFFARMIDAHSLGLKETPKKKKTVGEN from the coding sequence ATGGATTGTCCTAGTTGTAAAGTATCATACGATGAAGAGGTTTTTACAGATAACCTGATGGTTTGTCCTCATTGTAATTGCCATTTACGCATAGAACCGAGGCAAAGGATTACCTATCTGACCGACGAAAATTCGTTTCAAGAGCTGTATCCAAACCTCAAAACATGTAACCCCATCGAAATGGAAGGTTATGAAGAAAAGATTTCGGCGGCCGAAGAAAAAGCGGCCTTAAACGAAGCCGTTATTACAGGCTCTTGTAAGATTAAAGGAAGAGATGCCCTTTTAGCCCTCATGTCCTTTCACTTTATGGGAGGCTCTATGGGCTCCGTTGTAGGCGAAAAAATTTCGCGGCTTATGCTAAAGGGAGCTGCCGAAAGGATACCTGTAATTATCTATGCGACTTCAGGCGGAGCACGAATGCAGGAAGGGCTTTTTTCTTTAATGCAGATGGCCAAAACTTCAAGTGCGGCCGCCGAGTTGGATGAAAAAGGAGTTCCTCTTTTTATAATGCTATGCGACCCGACCACCGGAGGTGTTACGGCAAGTTTTGCAATGCTCGGAGATATAACGGCAGCGGAGCCGGGAGCCCTTATCGGCTTTGCAGGCCCCAGAGTTATCGAAGGCACTATCCGTCAGCAACTGCCCGAAGGCTTTCAGAGGGCGGAATTTCAGTTGGAAAAGGGTTTTGTGGACTGTATAGTGCCGCGCCAAGAGCAAAGGCAATTTTTTGCCCGCATGATTGACGCTCACAGCCTCGGCCTTAAAGAAACCCCGAAAAAGAAAAAGACAGTAGGAGAGAACTAA